The genome window AGTTTTATATTGTTTCTCAAAATTAGATTGGTCGGATTTAATTCCTCATTTACCTGAGGTCTAGAAGCGAACCTCCCTTGCCTAGCACAAAAGTTAGTTGCTAAGGTAAACTACTCCATATCATGAATTAAAAAATCATGCATGCGACAAAAAATTGTAGAGGTACAAAACTTCATCAGAACCCTAATAATGGTGTGGAAGTCAACCCGGTATCTCTAGTTAAGTTGGAAGAGACTCACACCACTTCATCCACAAACCTTTATTAATAACATATAATAAACACatacattaaattaaaatcaGAGTTGGCCTTAAAATTAAGTCGAAGTTTTTTCAACACATATTGAACTTAACGTATAgatatatcttcttctttttttttttttttttgtctttgatAAGTCAAGAAAGCACATCATATATTAAAATGCAAATTTCAACCTTGGTCCATCTCTATGGTGGAAAAATGAATTTCGAATCTTGTGTCCAGATAGATGTTCGCTTTAATTTAgatttacattttgatatagaTTATATACATATACCACTAGAACGTGATGAAAAGTCCTTTGTTTATCTCGCAAAGAATAAATAatatgacaaaaacttgtgtgggaTTGTCTCAAGAAATTTTGTTCATGAGACATGTTGAGTTGTAGATAATTCAGTgtataagtatcacaattttaattataagtatttcaatatttatcattaataaCAATCAATTGGCCCTAAATAATATTACAATGAGATTTTTTGTTCCCACGATCGGAATAAAAGCAGTGAGAAATCAAGAGGAAGGGGTGGAGAGCCATCGTCTGTCTGTGGCTGTGGAGTGGAGAAGTAGAAGCCgggggcaaattattatgtgtaccatgatccacatagctgtgtagaTCATGAATGGAGAAGTAGAAGCCgggggcaaattattatgtgtaccatgatccacatagctgtgtagatcatgaatgcaatatatatttttaatatattaaaagtatattattgcCATCGTCTGTCTGTGGTTGTGGAGTGGAGAAGTAGAAGCCgggggcaaattattatgtgtaccatgatccacatagctgtgtagatcatgaatgcaatatatatttttaatatattaaaattatattattgccATCGTCTGTCTGTGGTTGTGGAGTGGAGAAGTAGAAGCCgggggcaaattattatgtgtaccatgatccacatagctgtgtagatcatgaatgcaatatatatttttaatatattaaaattatattattgccGTCGTCTGTCTGTGGCTGTGGAGTGGAGAAGTAGAAGCCgggggcaaattattatgtgtaccatgatccacatagctgtgtagatcatgaatgcaatatatatttttaatataatagcTGTGTAgatcatgaatgcaatatatatttttaatatattagctGTGTAgatcatgaatgcaatatatatttttaatatattatttgtgtacttaatgtatattatttgataatttataagaaaattgtatacttttaaataatgtattttttttttttggtaaattcacaaGGTCTTTCTCTCCGACCGTTTAAAggtggcccagggggaatcgtcacttgtgggaattgaacccaggttgtcccgaaattcctccccacaaagagagctcacttgtcacttgagctaccccactgggtttaaataatatattttatgtataaaaataatgtactttttatttatgggtTATACAAATGTGTGAATCATAGTCTATGGAATAATGATGGGATGGAAACCGAGAGTTCTAGAAGGTAATAAGGGATTAGAGATTAAGGCTAATGCTAATGAATCAAAGCCCAAAACCCAAAGCCCAAACTCATTATCACGAGAGATGGCCCAAATTAAGAACTTAAAATTCAACCAAAATTTAACAAAAGAAATCTTGTGATTTTAAGGATCAGCTCAACCCTAAACACAAAGCTTATCTATCTTATGAATTCAATtgttgttaaaattttaaactttgattTATTTGTATATGATGATTTTATTATACTAGATTAAATTAACGACTCATATTTCACCACATCTTTTACCGGGGGAGCCTTGGCACGCgaacttatatatatagaaatatatatataaccataaatataaatttatcatCTAATTTGGTTATAATTTTCATCAGTTAGATcgattaattgatttttttaatacaaaaatttgtaCATTCATACTATTTAAAcaaagatattgtttttattaaaatatatttcaataattaaatatttggttttgattttgaTGTTTGAACAAATGCTAAATATTATGAATTACTTTATAATAGTACTATCTATGGATGTGGGTGTATAATgacataaaatatttcaataatcaCTGACAATACCAGATTTTTCTTATCATCTCACAGATCTTGTTATATGAAACGGGTTTATCtaaatagaaatgtaatatttgtgatggaaagtataatatatatactaattatagataaattggttagttgttacttataaaaaaaaagtgtaatacttataaagAAATTGTGgtacttttaagaaaaaaaaaatgtaatccttttaaaacaaaatgtaaTATTGAAGGGTTGAAGAGTTATTTAAAaggtaaaatgtaatactaatcatgaataaattaattattactcatataaaaaatatattacttattagaaaaaaatataatatttttgcgTTGAAATATTACTTATAAtagaaattataatacttatgaaaaacCCGATCAATCTCCCGTTAAGGATTCATTAAATGGTTTCATAATTCATAGAATtgtttaccaaatattttttagtattactgactctgatacaatatagtatttgtttatatataatttctcaaaagcCCGaaatttctcaacctattgaagcatgCAATCACTGAGACTCAAATCTATGACCTCCTATTTCAGAGAGTCACTTTGTgcctaatattactaattatgcAAATATCTCTGGTTTACGGAGGATTAATAGGTTTCGTGTAAGGCATTCATCCACATTATATATTGGCCCGAAAGCGAAACATTAAACAACGTATAACGATAAAACATGTCCAAAATAAATAACTGAAAgtgatattattatatacatttaatttaattgtgaaGCATTTATATGTGATTGATTTTCATGTCCACTTCGAAAAACATTATCTATTTTCAATATTACATGCGTGCATCGAGAACGTTATTAACTAGTGGTCTAGCTAAATCCTACGCAGTGTGATAATGGAAACCTGGTTCATCATTCTTGCTTTTCTCTGCATCGCCTTCTCCCTCAAATCGCTCCTCAATCTGCTCCGATCTTCTCCCTCCCGCCGGAAAATCAAGAACCTCCCGCCGGGGCCCACAAACGTCCCCATCATCGGAAGCTTTCAGTGGCTCCGGCGATCTTTAGCGGACATCGAAAAAATTCTCCGGGAGCTCAGATCTGAGTATGGTCCGCTTATCACTCTCCGAATTGGGCCTAATCCGGCAATCTTTGTCGCCAGCCACAGTCTCGCTCACCAGGCTTTGGTTCAGAACGGCGCCGTCTTCTCCGACCGACCCAAAGCCACGGCCACCAGTAGAGTTTTGTCGAGTAATCAGTGTAATATCAGCTCTGCTCCGTATGGCCCCACGTGGCGGCTCCTCCGCCGCAACCTCACCGCCGAGATTCTCCACCCTTCCCGGATAAAGTCTTATTCCAGGTACGTGGTAAACGAACCCAACACGATTGTTAAGACTTGTAGAGTATTCTTATACGTATacgtttgttaagattttacACTTTAACAAACAAATACAATGATAGGGAATATTTCTTGAGTATACTTTTTTTCTGGTGATGTGTACTTACTCGGTATTTGATCATGTCATTTAGAGGAATAGTTTTCGACCTTTATTGATTCTTATTTAATGGTACCCGTGCTTCGCTACCGACCAGTTTAGATCAAGACGATCAtctcaaattaaacaaaattacttGAAGATTTAGACCTAGATTCCTACCTTAACACAGCCCCATCCTAATGGGTGATTAGGAATCTATGCACATATAGCACACCTCTTAGTCATGTCTAAGGTCCAGCCTTATAAATGGTGCATTTAATGTTAGAAGGAGACTTTTGGATACTTACCACATTGTTTACTAACTTGAGACtcatataaactaataaacacAGTAAGAGGGTATAAATATGACCGGAACCATTAGTTTGTACTATTTGAGACATCACAGCGTATTTACACCATTACACATGTAATTTGTTTATGACAATATAAGTTAATAACCAACCAAAAAACATaactatataaaaatataattacacaaataaGTCCAAAAAGTAACGtctgtttgttttttattaaataagCTCTAAaattcgtttaccttaatacgAAAAGCTCTGTTTCCTGACAATCCTAACTCCAGGGCGCGCAACTGGGCTTTGGGTATACTCTTGGAGAAGCTCGGAAAACATGGCGAATCCGGGGAGGGTGTGAAGTTGATAGATCACTTTCAGTACACGGTGTTTTGCCTCTTAGTGCTGATGTGCTTCGGGGATAAGCTGGAAGAGGGGAAAATCAAGGAAATTGAGAAAGTTCAGAGGAAATTGCTTCTAGGTTTCAGGCGATTCAACGTTCTCAATTTCTTCCCGAGGATTGGGAGAATCATTTTCCCCGGTCGCTGGAAAGAATTGATGGAAACCCGGCAAGAACAGGAGCGAATCTTCGTTCCCCTAATTCACGCCCGAGCTCGGTCCAAAAATGGCGAAAGCCGTAGTGATGAAGAAGTTGTGGCGTATGTGGACTCGCTCTTGGCCCTGGAGTTGCCGGAGGAAAAGAGAAAGCTCAACGACGGGGAGATTGTTGGCCTTATCAGTGAGTTTCTCAGCGGGGGAACGGATACAACGGCCACCGCGTTGCAGTGGATCATGGCCAATTTAGTTAAGAATCCGGAAATTCAGGAAAAACTGTACCGAGAAATATCCACTGTCTTGGAGCCGCTGCTACAGAACTCACCGGACAGGAAAATTGTCCGGGAGGAAGACCTAACCGAAATGCGGTACTTAAAAGCGGTGGTCCTAGAGGGTCTCCGGCGCCACCCGCCCGGCCACTTTGTGCTGCCGCACACGGTGACCGAGGAGGCGGAGCTGAACGGCTACACCATCCCCAAAAACGCCGCCATCAACTTCATGGTGGCAGAGATGGGGTTGGACCCGAAGGTCTGGGACGACCCATTAGAGTTTAAGCCCGAGAGATTCTTGACCGGCAGCCAGAACGAAGGTGCCGGTCAAGAAATGTTTGACATAACAGGGAGCAGAGAAATAAAAATGATGCCATTCGGAGCAGGTAGAAGAATTTGTCCGGGCTGGGGTTTAGCCATGCTACATCTCGAGTATTTTCTAGCAAATCTGGTTTGGCATTTCGAATGGAGATCTGTTGAAGGAGAAAAAgtggatcttgaagaagaactAGAGTTCACCGTTGTGATGAAGAATCCTCTTCGTGCTAAACTTCGTCTAAGATCCTCTCAGTCTTAGAATATTCACTTCTGTCGGGTAAATTTATAAGTACGTGTTACCAATATAATTAtgcatgttttctattttctaatgTGCATGCACTGTATTGTACGTGTTTATGTTGGAATACTACTGCATATGGTTTGTGTTTAGACACTTTATACAGTTACTCTGTACAAGTGGTTTttgtagtgtgtgtgtgtggtgggctggttatttttcttgaacataatggaggaaaaatcccggagaatgaatatatatgtggcggtttaatttgattattactTTTCAAGAACAAACATActagaaattttcaaaaaataatgttCGAGTTTGAGGCACATATATATCCTCCCAAAAAATGTATTGAAGGGTAAGTGAGGCATGATCGATATCACCCGTAACCTCCATACGTCAAGAAGTACAAATaaaagtttgggagaagaagtatatataaaagtatgGTAACTCAGCTCAGCGCAAAGGTTTTTGTTGGTGAGACTCAATTCTGAGTCATTATATCCCATCGTCTCTAAATATATAGCATGTCGCAATAAAAGCTTGATGCAAATTTCATGCTGGTTCTTGCTCCAGCATGAAAATTCCATTTCATGACCTAATTAAGTCAAACGATAAACTAACAACGCTAAGCTATGAGGGCAGGAGTGTTGAATTGCTTCTTGATTCTATTGGTAGGCTTGGTGTTGCGCTAGGTTGTTTTAGTGCTCATGTTGGATTTGGCCCAGTTGTTAGGTGGGCCTGGGTTtcaatacgacgccgtttcacaaattttttttaaataaaaaaaattaatggcgttaacggctcctcatcgcaacaaaacacaaattctatattcacaaaccctatac of Ipomoea triloba cultivar NCNSP0323 chromosome 3, ASM357664v1 contains these proteins:
- the LOC116013530 gene encoding cytochrome P450 89A2-like translates to METWFIILAFLCIAFSLKSLLNLLRSSPSRRKIKNLPPGPTNVPIIGSFQWLRRSLADIEKILRELRSEYGPLITLRIGPNPAIFVASHSLAHQALVQNGAVFSDRPKATATSRVLSSNQCNISSAPYGPTWRLLRRNLTAEILHPSRIKSYSRARNWALGILLEKLGKHGESGEGVKLIDHFQYTVFCLLVLMCFGDKLEEGKIKEIEKVQRKLLLGFRRFNVLNFFPRIGRIIFPGRWKELMETRQEQERIFVPLIHARARSKNGESRSDEEVVAYVDSLLALELPEEKRKLNDGEIVGLISEFLSGGTDTTATALQWIMANLVKNPEIQEKLYREISTVLEPLLQNSPDRKIVREEDLTEMRYLKAVVLEGLRRHPPGHFVLPHTVTEEAELNGYTIPKNAAINFMVAEMGLDPKVWDDPLEFKPERFLTGSQNEGAGQEMFDITGSREIKMMPFGAGRRICPGWGLAMLHLEYFLANLVWHFEWRSVEGEKVDLEEELEFTVVMKNPLRAKLRLRSSQS